The following coding sequences lie in one Nycticebus coucang isolate mNycCou1 chromosome 20, mNycCou1.pri, whole genome shotgun sequence genomic window:
- the LOC128573063 gene encoding small nuclear ribonucleoprotein F-like — protein MEAAALLVASSLQHSLVVTISLPLNPKPFLNGLTGKPVMVKLKWGMEYKGYLVSVDGYMNMQLANTEEYIDGALSGHLGEVLIRCNNVLYIRGVEEEEEDGEMRE, from the exons ATGGAG GCGGCAGCTCTGTTGGTGGCGAGTAGCTTGCAGCATTCACTTGTAGTTACCATTAGTTTGCCCCTCAATCCCAAACCTTTCCTCAATGGATTAACAGGAAAACCAGTGATGGTGAAACTTAAGTGGGGAATGGAGTACAAGGGCTACCTGGTATCTGTAGATGGCTATATGAACATGCAGCTTGCAAATACAGAAGAATACATAGATGGGGCATTGTCTGGACATCTGGGTGAAGTTTTAATAAGGTGTAATAATGTCCTTTATATCAGAGGTgttgaagaagaggaagaagatggggAAATGAGAGAATag